Genomic window (Pirellulaceae bacterium):
GGTGATTTCTGGGCAGATACCCGACTTTCAATGGGCGGGCTTTCCAGAAGAACTTGGCCAACGTCTGGCCCATCTCCGTAATGGCCTTGTATTGATTTCTGGTGTCACCGGAGCCGGCAAAACGACATCGCTGGCAATGATCGTCAACCTGTTGAACCAAGAAACGGGTTATCGAATCATCACCATCGAAGAACCCATTGAGTATTTATTTTCACCGCAGGCGAACTCAATCGTGACCCAACGAGAAGTGGGGCAGGACGTCCAATCATTTGCCGATGGCTTGAAATTTGGACTACGCCAAGACCCTGATGTCATACTGGTTGGGGAAATCCGTGATCGTGAAACGGCGCAGATGGCGCTCAGCGCCGCGGAAACCGGCCACTTGGTATTCTCAACGCTGCACACAAGAGATGCGAAAGGGGCTATCTCAAGATACGTCGATCTGTTTCCTCAGAGTGTCCAACATGAAATTCGCTCACAATTGTCACTCAGTCTTCGAGCAGTCGTTAGCCAACACCTGCTACCCAGTATTCTTCCTGGCGAAAAACGCGAACTAGCACTTGAAATCATGTTCAACAACATTCCCATTTCGAGCGCAATTCGTTTTGGCAAGATAGAAACCATTGAAACCAATATCCAGACCGGCCGCAGTGACGGCATGATCAGCATGGACGAGGCCGTAAAACGTTTGCTTGACGAAGGACGAATTTCCCGAGAGACAGCTGAACGATTTGTCACCGATCGCAATCATCTGGGGCGTTAATCGGCACGGAAAATTCCCTCGTGAGTAACTCGATTTCAGTGAGCGATTTAAGCGAGAAAAGGCTTTTCATTGGATCGAAAACTCAGTCATGGTGGCTGACAGTTCTAACTTCCGCTAGGATCTACCCACACGGGACACCTTAATTTTTTCAGCAAACGACAATC
Coding sequences:
- a CDS encoding PilT/PilU family type 4a pilus ATPase gives rise to the protein MSHPGLLQQWLTTAACQGASDLHLVPGFRPTLRLHGNLKELRTDELTKEVAHDLLMGLCPESARLQLQEQFNADFALQLHIDGQPQRYRANYFMSNQQLAACFRVISGQIPDFQWAGFPEELGQRLAHLRNGLVLISGVTGAGKTTSLAMIVNLLNQETGYRIITIEEPIEYLFSPQANSIVTQREVGQDVQSFADGLKFGLRQDPDVILVGEIRDRETAQMALSAAETGHLVFSTLHTRDAKGAISRYVDLFPQSVQHEIRSQLSLSLRAVVSQHLLPSILPGEKRELALEIMFNNIPISSAIRFGKIETIETNIQTGRSDGMISMDEAVKRLLDEGRISRETAERFVTDRNHLGR